A window of the Lepisosteus oculatus isolate fLepOcu1 chromosome 14, fLepOcu1.hap2, whole genome shotgun sequence genome harbors these coding sequences:
- the LOC138243290 gene encoding histone H4-like has protein sequence MSGRGKGGKGPGKGGAKRHHKVLRDNIQGITKPAIRRLARRGGVKRISGLIYEETRGVLKVFLENVIRDAVTYTEQAKRKTVTAMDVVYVLKRQGRTLYGFGG, from the coding sequence ATGTCTGGAAGAGGCAAAGGCGGAAAGGGACCCGGGAAAGGAGGTGCTAAGCGTCACCATAAGGTTCTCCGTGACAACATCCAGGGAATCACCAAGCCCGCCATCCGCCGCCTGGCTCGCCGTGGGGGAGTGAAGCGGATCTCCGGGCTGATCTACGAGGAGACCCGCggggtgctgaaggtgttcctggagaacgTCATCCGCGACGCCGTCACCTACACCGAGCAAGCCAAGAGGAAGACTGTCACCGCCATGGACGTGGTGTACGTGCTGAAGCGCCAGGGCCGCACCCTGTACGGCTTCGGAGGCTAA